One window from the genome of Pelobates fuscus isolate aPelFus1 chromosome 13, aPelFus1.pri, whole genome shotgun sequence encodes:
- the ADAMTS4 gene encoding A disintegrin and metalloproteinase with thrombospondin motifs 4 — translation MICSKMMLCIIVFAASWVHVVITLGERSQAGYKEEIVFPERVNSSFRQELRSWPENSYEESSEISLIFKFRAFGEDLVLDLERDPSFISEDLTVQYLGKNGQSDASGLSESGSYFTGAVNSDPESIAAVNYNGASLIGVLQYRGAEFHIQPMEGGGQNSAEGVGAHIIRRKVPEKSNGPMCSVGPQVTVTVKQTTEDKNKADKHLASAVKRSKRFASVPRYVETLVVADETMATFHGAGLKRYLLTVMAAAAKFFRHPSLKNPVNVVVTRLVVIGKADKSNNYGGLKMTTNAAEMLRNFCEWQKGLNKPNDSDSEHFDTAILFTRQNLCGLSTCDTLGMADVGTVCDPSRSCSIVEDDGLQSAFTAAHELGHVFNMLHDNSKPCVELNRASSNTRHMMAPVMSYVDPEELWSPCSAKFITDFLDNGNGHCLLDKPSSPLRFPVPFPGNDYDSDRQCQLTFGADSRHCPNLHTACSSLWCTGRIDGHFMCQTKHFPWADGTQCGVGKTCMNGRCISKVEMKAYNTPVNGGWGSWGPYEECSRTCGGGVQFSHRQCNKPVPRNGGKYCEGKRTQYRSCNTLECPGSTALTYREQQCAVYNHRTDLFKGFPSPMDWVPRYNGIAEKDQCKLTCQSRPLGYYYVLEPRVADGTPCSPDSTSVCVQGRCVHAGCDRVIGSKKKFDKCMICGGNGSTCSKTYGSFTKPTYGYNNVITIPAGATNILIRQNSGSSSTSDGVYLALKRQDGSYALNGNYILIPSELDVQVGGGRTVRYSGATKSTETIVARGPLKEALTLQALVVSDQRAPRLKYTFFVPKPSLRSTNHKKPVEDWVKRRAQILEILRRNSKNHK, via the exons ATGATCTGTTCGAAGATGATGCTGTGCATCATTGTTTTTGCTGCCTCTTGGGTGCACGTGGTAATTACTCTAGGAGAGAGATCCCAAGCCGGTTACAAGGAGGAAATAGTGTTTCCGGAAAGAGTAAACTCCAGCTTCCGTCAGGAGCTACGCTCCTGGCCTGAGAATAGTTACGAGGAATCCTCAGAAATTAGCCTGATTTTCAAGTTCCGTGCCTTTGGAGAAGACTTAGTCTTGGATTTGGAGAGAGATCCTAGCTTCATCTCAGAAGACTTGacggtacaatatttgggcaaaaATGGACAGTCAGATGCCAGTGGCCTCTCCGAATCTGGTAGTTATTTCACAGGAGCTGTGAATTCTGACCCGGAATCTATAGCTGCAGTGAACTACAATGGAGCATCTCTTATTGGAGTGCTACAGTACCGGGGGGCTGAATTCCATATACAACCAATGGAAGGGGGAGGACAAAACAGTGCCGAGGGTGTAGGGGCACATATCATCCGCAGGAAAGTGCCAGAGAAGAGCAATGGACCAATGTGTAGCGTGGGCCCACAGGTCACCGTGACTGTTAAACAGACCACAGAAGACAAGAATAAGGCTGACAAGCACCTGGCATCGGCCGTCAAAAGATCTAAG CGCTTTGCATCAGTCCCTCGTTACGTTGAAACATTGGTAGTAGCAGATGAGACAATGGCAACATTTCACGGGGCAGGGCTGAAACGCTATCTCCTGACTGTCATGGCAGCTGCGGCCAAGTTTTTCCGCCACCCCAGCCTGAAGAATCCAGTCAACGTGGTTGTCACTCGTCTAGTGGTGATAGGGAAAGCAGACAAATCCAACAATTATGGAGGTCTGAAGATGACCACCAATGCTGCTGAGATGCTGAGGAACTTTTGTGAATGGCAAAAAGGCCTGAACAAGCCAAATGACTCTGATTCAGAACACTTTGACACAGCCATACTCTTCACTAGGCAG AACCTCTGTGGGCTGTCAACGTGTGACACTCTGGGCATGGCCGATGTTGGAACAGTGTGTGATCCTTCCCGGAGTTGTTCCATAGTAGAGGATGATGGCTTACAGTCTGCATTTACTGCCGCACATGAGCTTG GTCATGTGTTCAACATGCTTCATGACAACTCCAAGCCCTGTGTGGAACTGAACCGTGCATCCAGCAACACCAGACACATGATGGCTCCTGTGATGTCCTATGTAGACCCAGAGGAGCTGTGGTCACCTTGCAGTGCAAAGTTTATCACCGACTTCTTGGACAATGGCAACG GCCATTGTCTTCTTGACAAACCAAGTTCTCCTCTGCGTTTCCCAGTGCCCTTCCCAGGCAATGATTACGACTCGGATCGCCAGTGCCAGCTTACATTTGGAGCAGATTCTCGCCACTGTCCCAACTTGCATACTGCATGCTCTTCCCTGTGGTGCACAGGCAGGATTGATGGGCATTTCATGTGCCAAACCAAGCATTTCCCCTGGGCAGATGGCACTCAATGTGGAGTGGGCAAGACGTGCATGAATGGACGTTGCATTAGCAAAGTGGAGATGAAAGCCTACAAT ACACCAGTTAATGGAGGCTGGGGGTCTTGGGGTCCATATGAAGAATGCTCACGGACATGTGGAGGGGGAGTACAGTTTTCTCATCGTCAATGCAACAAGCCAGTTCCACGAAACGGGGGCAAGTACTGCGAGGGAAAGAGGACCCAATATCGCTCATGTAACACTCTGGAATGCCCTGGCAGCACGG CACTCACTTACAGAGAGCAGCAATGCGCTGTATACAATCATAGAACGGATCTGTTTAAAGGATTTCCATCTCCAATGGACTGGGTACCAAGGTATAATGGAATTGCAGAAAAGGACCAGTGtaaacttacctgtcagtctcgcCCTCTGGGATATTACTACGTACTGGAGCCCAGG GTTGCTGATGGTACACCTTGTTCTCCAGACTCCACCTCTGTGTGTGTTCAAGGACGATGTGTTCATGCAGGATGTGACCGAGTCATTGGATCTAAGAAGAAGTTTGATAAATGTATGATATGCGGAGGAAATGGATCCACTTGCTCAAAGACTTACGGATCCTTCACAAAACCTAC ATATGGGTACAATAATGTGATCACCATCCCAGCAGGAGCCACCAATATACTCATTCGTCAGAACAGTGGTTCGTCTTCTACTAGCGATGGTGTCTACCTGGCCTTGAAGAGGCAAGATGGTTCCTACGCACTCAACGGCAATTACATTTTGATACCCTCAGAACTGGATGTCCAAGTAGGAGGAGGAAGGACCGTACGCTACAGTGGGGCCACCAAATCCACAGAGACAATTGTAGCACGTGGGCCTCTGAAAGAAGCTTTGACTCTTCAAGCTTTGGTTGTCAGTGACCAAAGAGCTCCACGTCTCAAATATACCTTTTTTGTCCCCAAACCTTCTTTACGTTCTACCAATCACAAGAAACCAGTTGAGGACTGGGTTAAACGGAGAGCTCAGATCTTGGAAATTTTGAGGAGGAACAGCAAAAATCACAAATAA